ATGGGACTGACGATTGTTCTGCTGTTCCTGGCCGCCGCCGTCGTGTTCGGCATCGTCACCGGGGTGCGCATCGTTCCCCAGGCCAAGGTGATGGTCGTGGAGCGGCTGGGGAAGTTCCACCGCGTGGCCTCCAGCGGCCTCAACATCCTCATCCCCTTCATGGACAGCCCGCGCGCCATGGAGATGCGCGCCGGCAACCGCTTCACGCGCAACACCCTGGTGGACCTGCGCGAGCAGGTCATGGGCTTCGAGACCGTGCAGGTCATCACCCATGACAACGTCAACATGGAGGTGGGCTCGGTCATCTACTACCAGATCGTCGACCCCAGCCGGGCGCTCTACCAGGTGGAGAACCTGGCGCTCGCCATCGAGCAGCTCACCATGACGAACCTGCGCAACGTCATGGGCGGCCTCACGCTGGATCAGACGTTGACGAGCCGCGAGACGGTCAACACCAAGCTGCGCATGGTGCTGGACGAGGCCACGGAGAAGTGGGGCGTGAAGGTGACGCGCGTGGAGCTGCGCGAGATTGAACCGCCCCAGGCCATCAAGTCCGCCATGGCCAAGCAGATGACCGCCGAGCGCGAGCGCCGCGCCGAGGTCACCAAGGCCGAGGGCGACAAGGCCGCCGCCATCCTCCAGGCCGAAGGCGAGAAGATCTCCCGCATCCTGCGCGCGGAGGCCGAGCGCGACGCGGAGATCGCCCGCGCGGAGGGCCACAAGCGCGCCGTGATGCTGGAGGCCGAGGGCAAGGCCGAGGCCACCCGCCTCACCTTCGAGGCCATCCACACCGGCCGGGCCACGCCGGAGGTGCTCGCGCTGCGCTACCTGGAGACGCTCCAGGAGCTGGGCAAGGGCGACAACAAGATGTTCGTCCCCTACGAGGCCACCGCCGCGCTGGGCTCCATCGCCACGCTGAAGGAGGTCTTCGCCAACGACGCCCCGGCCGCCGCGCCCCAGCCCCAGCTTCCGGCCCGCGCCCCGTCGGCCGCCGCGCTGAGCGCCCAGGCCCTGGCCCGCAACGCCGCCGCGAGCGCCACCCTCCCGGCCACCCGCCGGGTGCAGCCGCCCCCGTCGGACGAGTAGCGCGGGAATCGTTGTCAGGGCACCGGCGTTTCTTACGTCGGTGCCCCTTGTCACGGCACCCGCCCGGCCCTTGTCATCCGCCCGGGCGGTGCCCCATGCTGCACCCGAAGCACCGGCTGTCCACGTGGGGAGAGGTCAGAGCTCTCCCCCTGAACGAGGTACGCGGAACCTTGAAGCTGTTCGCCTGAAACCCCGGTCCCTGGCTGTACCCCGCCGCCCATGCGTCCTCACCGGACGTGTGCGCTGGCTTCCGGTTTCAGGAGTCGCTTCAACATGCCCTCGTCCTCCTCCGTGCGCGCGCACCGCGTCTGCTTTTCGTTCACCGATGCCATCCCCGTCCTCACCGACGTGGAGTTCCACCTCGCCCCCGGCTGGACGGGCCTCGTCGGCCCCAACGGCGCCGGCAAGTCCACCCTGCTGCGCCTGCTGTCCGGGGAGCTGAAGCCCACGTCCGGACAGCTCCAGTTCGAGCCGGACTCGCCGCTCGTGTGGCTGTGTCCGCAAGGAGTGGAGGCGCTCACGCCCGACATCACCACCTTCGCGGACGCCTGGGACGCGCTGGCGCGCAGGCTCCAGGGCCAGCTGGGTCTGGACGTCACCGCGCTGGAGCGCTGGCCCACGCTGTCTCCGGGAGAGCGCAAGCGCTGGCAGGTGGGCGCGGCGCTCGCCCGCGAGCCGGACGTGCTGCTGCTGGATGAGCCCACCAACCACCTGGACGCGGAGGCACGGGCGTGGCTGGTGGCCGCGCTGCGCCGCTTCCGGGGCGTGGGCGTCGTCGTGTCCCATGACCGCGAGCTCTTGGAGACGCTCACCCAGGCCACGCTGCGCGTGCACGGCGGCGAGGCGCACCTGTACCCGGGCGCCTACTCCGCCGCGAAGGGCCACTGGGAGGCGGAGCGCGAGTCGGAGATCGCCGCCCACCAGCAGTCCAAGGCGGAGCGGGACCGGGCCGCGCAGCTTTTGGACAACGCCCGGCGCGAGCACCAGGGCGCCACCCTGTCGCGCAGCACGTCGCGGCGGATGCGCAACAAGTACGACAGCGACGCGCGCGGCCTGGGGCCCTCCACGCTGGCGAGCTGGGCCGAGTCCCGCCTGGGCCACCAGGTCACCGTGAAGCGCCGCGAGCTGGAGCGCGCCGAGGCCGCGGTGGGCACCTTCACCGTGGACAAGACGGTGGGCCGCTCCGTGTTCGTGGACTACGTGCGCTCGCCCAACCCGTGGCTCTTCACGTTCGACACGCCGGGACTGAAGGCCGGTGACGTGGAGGTGCTGGGCCCCACGCGCCTGGACGTGGACCGCGAGGCGCGCATCCGCATCGAGGGGCCCAACGGCGCCGGCAAGACGACGCTGCTCAAGGCCCTGCTGGAAGAGGCGCGCGTGCCTCGCGAGAAGCTCCTGTACCTGCCCCAGGACCTGGGCACGGAAGAGACGCGCGCCCTGCTCGACGGGGTGCGCGAGCTGCCCCCGGAGGAGCGCGGCCGGGTGATGTCCCTGGTGGCCGCGCTGGGGGTGGATCCGCACCGGCTGCTCGCGTCCGGACAGCCGTCGCCCGGCGAGGCGCGCAAGCTGGCCATCGCGCGCGGCCTGGGCCAGCACGCCTGGGCCCTGGTGCTGGACGAACCCACCAACCACCTGGACCTGCCGTCCATCGAGCGGCTGGAGGCGGCGCTGCACGACTACCCGGGCGCGCTGCTGCTCGTCACCCACGACGCGCCCTTCGCCCGCTCCTGCACCACCACGCGGTGGCGGGTGGCCAACGGACGCGTGGAGGTGGAGTGAAACAGACTCTGTCCGGAAAACACTGAAACTTGTTTTTCGTCCCGGTGTTTCACTCCTAGAAAAGACGTGCAGGCCCGGCGGATGTCACACCGGGCCTGTACCGTCTTCTCCCCCCATTCCAGGAGTCCGTATGTCTCGGCGTACGCCGCCATGGCGGCATTCGTGTCTCTTCATCACGGGCGCGCTCGCGCTCACCGGCTGTTCCAGCGGTTCCACCCCGGAGGAAGCCCCTGAGATGGCGCGGCAGGCCGGCGCGCTCATGCCCGGGCCGGACCTGCGCATCACGGAGCTGACGGCTCCGGACAACACGAAGCCCGGTCAGTCCACCACCGTCACCGCGAAGGTCTGCAACACCGGTGACCAGGCCGTGTACTCCAACACCCAGTTGGAGGTGTACCTGTCCACCACGCCCACGCAGCAGGTGCCCGGGCCGGGGACGCAGCCGCCTCCCACCAGCCAGCTCACCCAGGGCCAGACGGACGTGGGCCCGGTGTCCGCGGGCCAGTGCGTCACCCGCTCGCTGAGCATCTACGTCAGTCCCCCCGCGGGCTTCACGGGCAACGGCGTCTACTACCTGGGGGCCAGCATCGACACCCTGAAGATGGTGGCGGAGTCGGACGAGACGAACAACGGCTTCGTGAAGGGCCTGATGGGCGTGGGCCTGCGGCCGGACCT
The sequence above is drawn from the Corallococcus sp. NCRR genome and encodes:
- a CDS encoding SPFH domain-containing protein; the protein is MGLTIVLLFLAAAVVFGIVTGVRIVPQAKVMVVERLGKFHRVASSGLNILIPFMDSPRAMEMRAGNRFTRNTLVDLREQVMGFETVQVITHDNVNMEVGSVIYYQIVDPSRALYQVENLALAIEQLTMTNLRNVMGGLTLDQTLTSRETVNTKLRMVLDEATEKWGVKVTRVELREIEPPQAIKSAMAKQMTAERERRAEVTKAEGDKAAAILQAEGEKISRILRAEAERDAEIARAEGHKRAVMLEAEGKAEATRLTFEAIHTGRATPEVLALRYLETLQELGKGDNKMFVPYEATAALGSIATLKEVFANDAPAAAPQPQLPARAPSAAALSAQALARNAAASATLPATRRVQPPPSDE
- a CDS encoding ATP-binding cassette domain-containing protein, with translation MPSSSSVRAHRVCFSFTDAIPVLTDVEFHLAPGWTGLVGPNGAGKSTLLRLLSGELKPTSGQLQFEPDSPLVWLCPQGVEALTPDITTFADAWDALARRLQGQLGLDVTALERWPTLSPGERKRWQVGAALAREPDVLLLDEPTNHLDAEARAWLVAALRRFRGVGVVVSHDRELLETLTQATLRVHGGEAHLYPGAYSAAKGHWEAERESEIAAHQQSKAERDRAAQLLDNARREHQGATLSRSTSRRMRNKYDSDARGLGPSTLASWAESRLGHQVTVKRRELERAEAAVGTFTVDKTVGRSVFVDYVRSPNPWLFTFDTPGLKAGDVEVLGPTRLDVDREARIRIEGPNGAGKTTLLKALLEEARVPREKLLYLPQDLGTEETRALLDGVRELPPEERGRVMSLVAALGVDPHRLLASGQPSPGEARKLAIARGLGQHAWALVLDEPTNHLDLPSIERLEAALHDYPGALLLVTHDAPFARSCTTTRWRVANGRVEVE